Part of the Musa acuminata AAA Group cultivar baxijiao chromosome BXJ3-10, Cavendish_Baxijiao_AAA, whole genome shotgun sequence genome, ACAACCCAACAAGAAGCACCTCGTCATACTTCACCTGAACATCCATATCCTCAGGCCAGCTCCGATCAGCTCCTTGTAAGTGGGCAGCATCGAGAACTCAGCATCGCCCCACGTCTTGATCAGCACATCGCTGGAGAAAACCAAATACAGATTCCATCACTGAATTCTGCAACGAAGAAAACAGTGTTCGTTCCACAGGGTTGCAAGTGGCACCTGCACGCAGTCCACCGGTAGGGGATTCCCGTGGTGTTGGCGTGCATCGCCCTCTGCACGTCGGGCCGGTTGTAGTACTTCTCGGCGTAGTTCTCGGTGCAGGGGTCGTAGCCGTAGGAGCTGCGGCGGAGCAGGGTGTTCTTGAATCGCAACCGCCGCTTTGCAGCGTTGGCGCAAGAGGGGGTGTAGATGCTGTACTGGTCGATATCGCCGAACTCGTGGTTCATGGCGTAGCTGATGGCGCGGTCGCACTTCCGCGACGTCTTCGTCGAGCTGAAGTTGCAGGAGGAGAGGATGGATCGGTAGGTGCCGTCGGAGACCATCGAATGAGTCCACCAGTAGGCGACGGTGCCGAGACTGTCGTAGTAGTTGTCCGTCACCGCATTGCCTACCTGCTCATCGTGACATCTCATTACAACAATTAATCCAAAGATCCTGCTGGTGAACTCAACCAACACTCACAAAAATTCCTTTGAGGTTGATGAAAGGCTCCGAAGACGCCTTGTTGTGATCGATGACCTTTTTTGCCAGTTGAGGAACGTAGTGCCCTGCAACAAAACCAGTCAAAGCAAATGAAGCGCCACCAGGAAGGCGATCAACGTGACTGCGCGCTCACGAGAAGATTACTACCAGCATAACTCTCTCCAGAGATGTAGAAATCTCGAGCCTTGTATTGCGGGAATCTCGACATCCACCCGATCAAGAACATGAGAGCATCTCCAGCTGCAGATGGAGAAGAAATCAGCATCAAACACTTCGATGCAGGGAAGAACTGCTCGTCTCGAGCGTTTACCTGTTCGCTCGTCGCCGGAGGTCTTGAGGTCGGAGCTGGTGTTGGTGTAAGAGAAGCCGACTCCGGCGGGCGACTCCAAGAACAGTAGGTTCGCTTCTGCTCAGATCAAGAAGGTTTCATGGAGTGGAACAGTGAATTGAGACTTGATCGGAACAGGGAATGGAGATGGTGGTCACCTCGGTTCCATGAGAATTGGTTGAGGTAGAGAGATGAACAGGTACGGCTGATCCTGAAGGGACCGATCTCCTCCGAGGCGCCGTAAGCCACCGACGAGCAACCTGGGCCTGGTTCAAGAATGCCATTTTGGTCAAGGCTCTAATTGAATTCGGGAAGGAGACCGGATTTGGTGGGGGAAGTCATCTTTTGACTTCCATTAGTCTTGCAAGTCAAAACAGGTATTTTTGCATTCAACCTAATAGTCAATATTGCCattaaaaaatactaaaaatattaatctGATAGTAATATACCAGAATTCAATACCTCTACCTGGATATGTAGAGTATGCAGAATtaaatctttaaaaaatataacacTTTCCTTATCTAAAtctatcaaatcatcattatctcTAAACTTGTGTTATGGTGGCTAAGTATGATTTCAAGtatctattatttttttaattcaagtcCGTTCCAAATCTGATTTAAGTCGACTGGATAATGAATACTTGAAAAAAAATCTGATGAATTTATCATATCCAAAATCATATCAGATAGCTATTTTATATAAATCCATTTAAAAGGATATCCAAAGGCAATATAAGCAAATCGGATGGGCGTAAGATTCAGAGAAAAATCCAAACCCTGCGCACTAAATGTCATGCGATCATATAATTGTGTCTGCACAAAGTACTAACACTACATCAATGCTTCTATTATTTGCGGTCCTACAAATTCATAGAACTTAATGTTGGTGGAGCCAATAATAAGATCCGAATCCAATTCAAAATTTTACATATTACATATGGATTCTCATTTTAGTTCCGACATGCTCTATGAGTCAGACAATATTGGCTCCATAAGCCAAGAGAGAAGTTGCAGGTTTGGATTGACTTGTCTTCTAGTGCTTTATTTCTTATGTGCAGGCAAGGCTTTATAGAGCTTGAGATGAAGATTTTTATGTAGAATTAATGTAGATACAGCAGATAAAGCAGCATTATTTGTCTGCAATTCAACTATTCAAAGAACAATTCAAATACTCATGATTAACAGCACGAGATGAAGGGAAAAACAAAAAGCAGAATCATGATTAACTTGTTATAAGTTATTATCATTAAGAAATAAGTTAAAAAGAGACATTCAGTATGAAAAAGATGTTGTTTGTTAGTGTTAAGAAAGAACTATTCCCAACCCCTAACAAATTGATATTATATAACGTAATATTCTATATATTTGATGATAGGGCACATTTCAGTATTGTCCATGTAGACCTAAATAAGCAGACGCGATAATATGGACATAGAGCTTCAAGTCTTATATGGTGCACAGTGCACATGTGATAGGAAACCGCTCGCCACTCTTCTATACAAAACGACATCATCACAGTACAGCTGCCTCAGAAAGCTCAGGATAGCACTATGCGACATCGATCCATGCGAGTCGGTCGACGCTCACATGGAAGCTTAAGCCGATCACCCGAGGAACTGTCGTAGTAAATGGGCCATATACGATTAGCTCATCTTCGCAGGTATAAAAAGCCAACCCTCCCTGATCGAAGGGGGGGACTTCCTCTTCTCATAAAATGGCTTAACTTCTATAATCGGGATGATGCTAACTTAACCTTCGGAGTGGCCAGGTCGAGAAACCCCTCCCTGCTCGACCTAGGCCTGTGTACGAGAACCTAGTGATGACGAAGCAAACTATGTGCTGACAAaagaataatgtgcaaagccaacCCCGAGCTCAACTTGACCCCGACAAGGGCCACATCGCAAGGATGACCCTAAGCATTAGTGATCAGATCGAGTCATGCTGACACCTCAGTTGCGGTTAGAGAAGTTCACTAATATTTTAACGTTAGAATGAGGGTCGATATCGTAGGAACGACCCATGACTAACTCGGAGCCCGCTCCGTCGAAGAATCGCCAGTAACCCACCTTGCCTATGGGCTCGGAGGGCAACCACTCACTGTCCATGGGGACATGGGGCGTGGTTGACATAGATGTCGGATTGCTACTGGTGTATGTTCAATGGGATTCTCCCTCCGGAAACACCTCGGCATCCTTAGTCGTCTTGCCCAAGGCATTCCTCGGTCTTGCCAAGCAGGTATAAGCCTCGATGAAAATAATGCAGATAGTCACCCCGCTTATCCTGCAACTCATGTAGCTAATGGCTCCATC contains:
- the LOC135651117 gene encoding serine carboxypeptidase 24-like, giving the protein MLAAMGGHLRDAFLSLLFISLLPLLTAAVGTMADQQAHDRITALPGQPPVTFAQFSGYVTVNKEQGRALFYWLTEAATDAAKKPLVLWLNGGPGCSSVAYGASEEIGPFRISRTCSSLYLNQFSWNREANLLFLESPAGVGFSYTNTSSDLKTSGDERTAGDALMFLIGWMSRFPQYKARDFYISGESYAGHYVPQLAKKVIDHNKASSEPFINLKGIFVGNAVTDNYYDSLGTVAYWWTHSMVSDGTYRSILSSCNFSSTKTSRKCDRAISYAMNHEFGDIDQYSIYTPSCANAAKRRLRFKNTLLRRSSYGYDPCTENYAEKYYNRPDVQRAMHANTTGIPYRWTACSDVLIKTWGDAEFSMLPTYKELIGAGLRIWMFSGDTDSVVPVTATRFSISHLGLKIKIPWYPWYSGRQVAGWTEVYEGMIFASVRGAGHEVPLFQPRRAFQLFQSFLAGKPLPKT